AGAGGAAGAGCTTAAGGAAAAATTCGGACTTCGGGTGGCTGAACTGGTAATGGAAGAAACAGAAGATAAGACGAAGTGCTGGAAGGAACGCAAATGCGCCACACTTGAACATCTGGAAAAGGCTTCCAAAGAGAGCAAGATCCTTGTTCTGGCGGACAAGCTGAGTAATTTAAGGGCGACTGCAAGAGATTATTATTTAGTGGGAGATGACATTTGGCAGCGCTTTAACGAAAAAAACAAGTCAGAACATGCCTGGTATTACAAAGGGGTTGCAAAACGCCTTACAGGCCTTGAGGAATTTCCTGCTTATCAGGAATATGTAAAATTGTGCGAAAAGGTTTTTGAATAGAATATGAACAGATACAGAAAAAAGGCAGAGCTTAAATGTGGAAAAAGCTCTGCCTTCTGTTGCTTCGTATGCAAGGATCCTTACAGTTTTTTTGCCCGGTCCGCAATGTTTTTGTGAAAGTTGATGACCTGATGCTCGTAGGTCTCATCCATAAGCGGCGAGGTGATGATGAAATCGGCGGTTGCCCTGGTGTTGGCAATGGGGATATCGTAAACCTCGGCAATACGTAAGAGTGCTTTCACATCCGGGTCGTGAGGCTGTGCGGTAAGAGGGTCGGAAAAGAAGATGACCAGATCGATCCTTCCTTCCACGATCTTTGCTCCGATCTGCTGGTCCCCTCCCAGGGGGCCGCTGTTATAGCCCTTTACCGGAAGACCTGTCTGATCAGTGATCATCCGTGCCGTTGTTCCGGTGCCGCAGAGAGTATGTTTTTCCAGAGCCGTCTTGTGCTCCTTGCACCATTCGATCAGTGCGTGCTTTTCGTTGTCATGAGCGATCAGCGCAATACTTTTTTTCTTTTCCAGTGTGAATGTAATAAAGTCATTTGATAACATCCGATTCCTCCTGTAAGCAGCTGCTTCCTTTATGTATCCTTAAGCTATAAGGCTTAGTTTGGTATGATACTCTGCAATGAATAAGTAATGGAAAGATCTTTTCTTGAATATTCTCTTTTAAAGTTCTGAATAATACGCTTTAAGACTAACTCGCCGTTTTCATAAGTTGCCGTAGGTAAAAGCAAAAGGTATTGGCTTACGCTGTAGCGGCAAAAGATATCTCCCCTTCGCAGGGATTTGCGGATGGAATCACCAAGTTCATCCATTGCCCGTGTCTGGACCGCAGGCTTTAGAAGCTCTCCCTTTAAATTGCTGATGGTCAGCAGGCATAGGAAAATGGAGTCGCCAGTACGCTGGATTGCTCTTGTCTCCAGCTGATAGATGTCCCGGAACACAGAGGGTTCACAGCAAAAAGCTCCGCTGTTCGTGCCGCCCTCTGAAAGGATCTCCTGTATGGTACTTAAATCCATGGTAATTCCATGTTTCTTATCGCTGATAAGCTTATATAGGTCCTTAAAGCGAATGGAGGGAGTGATGGCAAATTCGTTATAGAACATGTCCGTCACATGATGGTAATGTTCCATGGCCATAAGCTGGTTTCCGCTTTGATACAGTGCGTAGACCAGGTAATAATGAGCTTCCTCACAGTAGGAATCAATGGCAATGGCCTGCTGGCATACATCGATGATAGTGGGATAATCCTTTCTTTTTTCCAGAAGGAACAAAGTTTTTTGAATCAGTTTTTGATATAGGGTGTGATAATAGGTGTGAATTGGCACAACCCAGGATTCCCACTCGGATTTTGGTAAAAAATTTCCCTTGTACAGGGCAAAGGCTTCCAGGCAAAGGGATAAGCGGTCATCCTCGGAAAGGCCGGGGGTCTCCAATCGAACACACAGATCTTCAAACAGATCGGTATCACAGACCGTTGTAAGGCCTCTTGTCCAGCCGTAGGCCTTGCGGTTTTGGAACACCAGTTCTTGTGTAGGGTATTCCAATGGCTCTAAAAGTTTACGTACACGGAACATTAAGGTTTTTAAGGCTCCTGCCGGGTTATTGCTGGTTTCATCCTTCCAAAACAGATCAATCAGTTCTTCTACAGGAATATCCCGGCCTCGAAAAGTAATAAGATATTCTAAAAGGCTCCAGGGCTTTTTTGCCTGATTATTCTGATCTACGATTGTCCTGTCTCCCATGGATATGGAGAATCCTCCCAGCATATTTACATGAATAATAGCTTCTTGATTTTTCATAAATGTCTCCATATTAACATTTTCTTTTTTTAGTATATAGAAAAAAAGTGGAAAAGTCTAGCATTGCTTATAAAAGATTGTGATTTTTGTAAAAATAAGGTATACTTAGGGAGGATTAAAACATGTGAGAAAGCGGGAATGAGCATGAAAAATAAAAAAATGGCCTTTGGCGTTCTTATCATGGCAGTTATTTTTCTGGCTGTGGGTGTAGGAATGCTCTATTCTGACTTTAAAACGAGAGATCATGCCAAACAGCAGTATGAAAGTCTCGCGGAGCTTGCAAGGGAGACTACGGCCGGAGAAATAAAGGCCAGCGTCCCGGAAGCAGAAACAAGCTCTGCCTATGTTTCCCCCATTGATTTTGAGAAACTGAAAACAATCAACCCTGATATTGTGGGCTGGATCAGGATCGAGGGTACGGTAATCGACTACCCCATTGTACAAACGGATAACAATGAAACTTATCTGGATACGGATTTTGAAGGCAAGAAAAACGTGGCCGGTGCCATTTACCTTGATTATGAAAGCGAACCTGATTTTTCCGGAAGACATAACATAATATACGGGCATCATATGAAAAACGGATCCATGTTTAAGGACATCATAAAGTACAAGGATGAGGCTTTTTTTAAAGAACATCAGGATATTTTTATTTATACACCGGAGAGGGAATACCATTTAAAGCCCATCACAGCCCTCTATACGGATTCCTCCCCTATCCGCCGGAAGACCGTGTTTGAAACAGAGGAAAGCTTTCAGGCATATGTGGAGGAGATGACAAAGAGCGGCCTGTTTTTGCAGAAGCCGGAAGAACCGGTGAGGCAGCTCTGGTCTTTTGTAACCTGCAGCTATGAGTTTAATGATGCAAGAACCATTCTATATGCCTGTGAATTGCCTCAGGGTGAAAATTAGAGGGTTATAAGCATACATATTGTTCTGTATGAACTGCAGACTGATGAAAGGAAGATATTATTATATGGGAAAATATTTTGGAACAGATGGTTTCCGCGGGGAAGCCAATGTAACGCTGACGGTGGAGGATGCCTTTAAGGTAGGCCGTTTTTTGGGCTGGTACTATGGGCAGAAGAATCCGGAAGAAGTATGCAGGATTGTCATTGGAAAAGATACAAGACGCAGCAGCTACATGTTTGAATATTCTCTGGTGGCGGGCCTTACCGCATCCGGAGCCGATGCGTACCTGCTTCACGTTACCACTACTCCAAGCGTATCTTATGTAGTGCGCACCGAAGGATTTTCCTGCGGAATCATGATTTCCGCCAGCCACAATCCCTACTATGACAATGGGATCAAGGTAATTAACGAAAAGGGCGAGAAGCTGGAAGAGAGCGTGATCCTGGAAATTGAAAAGTATCTGGATGGCGAGATCGGGGAGCTGCCTTTGGCAAAACGTGATAAGATTGGCCGCACCGTAGACTTTGCTGCAGGAAGAAACCGCTACATCGGCTATTTGATTTCCATAGCTACCAGATCCTTTAAGAACAAAAAGGTGGCTCTGGACTGTGCAAATGGCAGTGCTTCCGCCATTGCCAAGAACGTTTTTGACGCCTTGGGAGCTGAGACCCATGTGATCAGCAATGAGCCCAATGGCTTAAACATCAATACAGGCTGCGGTTCTACCCACATCGAACAGCTTAAGAAGTTTGTAAAAGAGGTAGGAGCTGACGTGGGCTTTGCCTATGACGGAGATGCGGACCGGTGCATTGCCGTGGATGAGAACGGAGAAGTGGTGGATGGAGATGCCATCCTGTATATTTGCGGCAAGTATATGAAGGAACAGGGGACCCTTAAGAATAATAAGGTGGTGACCACCATCATGTCCAATTTCGGTCTTTATAAAGCCTTTGAGCGGGAAGGCATTGAATATGAGAAAACTGCGGTAGGTGATAAATATGTATATGAAAACATGGTGGCAAACGGAAACTGCCTAGGCGGGGAGCAGTCCGGCCATATTATTTTCAGCAAGCATGCTACCACGGGAGACGGTATCTTAACCTCCTTAAAGGTAATGGAAGTCATTCTGGAAAAGAAGGAGAGCCTTGGGAAGCTGGTTTCCGAGCTTGAGATCTATCCCCAGGTACTTAAAAATGTCCGTGTCCACGATAAGACCGCGGCTCAGGATGATAAGGCGGTAAAGGCTGAAGTGGAAAAGGTGGCGGAAAGCCTTGGAAACAGCGGAAGGATTCTTCTGCGTCAGTCCGGTACAGAGCCGGTGGTACGTGTCATGGTGGAGGCCGCTGATCTGGATACCTGCGAGAAATATGTGGATCAGGTGATTGAGGTAATGAAAGAAAAGGGGCATCTGCTTTCCTAGAAGATTGTTAAAAGGATAGAAAGTGATCCGAAGTCCGGAGAAGCTTCCGGCTTTGGAAGCTTTCTATTTTTTTGCAGTTATGCGTAATTGTAAATCAGGACAATTCATGATATGATTAAAGCCTGATGCTACAAATTGTTTTTGGGAGACCAGGATATATGGATAATAAAGAATTTTCAAATTTAGGAGACCAGATCAAGGATTCGGTGCAGAATGCCATTGACTCCATGGATTTTAACCAACTGAACAGAACCATATCCGATACGGTTAATTCTGCCTTAGAGGAAGCCAGAAGCCAGTTTATAAAGGGGGCGGAGTTTGGAAAGAACATATCGCCCGGCAGCTTTAGCAGCCAAAGAACGGTAAGAACGGAATCATACCGGAAGACTGAATGGAGCGGATCATCGGTCCAAAGGGGGAGTCATGAAGACGGGCCGGGCTACCGGGCGTTTCAGACCAGCCGGGATGTTCAGAAAAGAACCGGTGACGGGCAGAGTGAAGTGGTGCAGTTAAATCAGACGGGCCGTGTAGCAGGTATTTTGTATACGGTGTTTGGAAGTATTGGCATCGGCATAATCCTGATTCTGCTTTTTGTTGTCTGGATTGTGGCTCTGGTCGTGAAGCCGGTTATCTGGACAGTTGCGGGGGCAACCGTATTCTTACTCTTATTAGGCGGCGCCTCCGGTTTCATGCTCCGCACAGGAATCGCCATCCGGGACCGGTTAAAGAGGGCCAGGATTTATGCAAAGCAGTCAGGAAAGCGAATGTATTGCAGCATAGAGGAACTGGCAGTAAGCATTGGAAGATCCCGTGATTTTGTATTGAAGGACGTCCAAAAGATGATCAAGCTTAGAATTTTTAAGCAGGCTTATCTGGATGAACAGAAGACCTGTCTGATCTTAAGCGAATCCACTTACAGGCAGTATCTGGAATGCCAGAAGGCTCTTAAGGAGAGAGAGCTTGAAGATGCCAGAGAAAGAGAAAAGGAAGATGCTCCTTCTGAGGAAATAAAACAGATGATGGCCGCCGGCCAGAATTATTTAAGGATATTAAGGGAGGCAAATGATGCCATTCCGGGAGAAGTGATTTCCCAGAAGATCTCTAATCTGGAGCATGTGATCCGCAGGATTTTTGAATCCGTTTCCAGGCATCCGGTACGGATCGGGGAGATGGAGCGCTTTATGGAATATTACCTTCCAACAACAGTAAAGCTGGTAAATGCGTACCGTGATTTTGACAGCGTAGGGACCCAGGGAGCCAATATCTCTTCTGCAAAGGCTGAGATAGAGAGAACTCTTGACACGATAAACCAGGCCTTTGAGCGGCTGCTTGATGATCTTTACCAGGATGCCGCCTTAGATGTTTCCACAGATGCGTCAGTGATCCAGACTATGTTAAAAAAGGATGGCTGGGCGGAAAGTGATTTTACAGGAGGTATGAAGAATGAGTAAGGATATTGAAGAGATGTTAAAGGAAGCGCCGGAACTGACTTTGTCTCCCCTTAGTGCCGGCGGAGTGGAAGAATCCCGGCTGGTACAGACGGAAAGTGTTCTTAAAGAGGTGGAGGAAGTGCCGGCAGCCGACTTAACGCCGGAAGAAGAAAGACTAGTTACTGACTTTGCGGAAAAGATTGATTTAAGGGATTCCAATCTGATTCTTCAGTATGGAGCCGGAGCCCAGAAAAAGATTGCCGACTTCTCAGAAGCGGCCCTTGATAATGTAAAGTCCAAGGATCTGGGGGAAGTGGGACAGATCCTGTCAGAGGTGGTCGTAGAGCTTAAGAGCATTGAGGTGGAAGAAGAGGAAAAGGGTCTTTTCGGTTTTTTCAAAAAAAGTGTAAACCGGGTGGAAGGTATTAAGGCCAGGTATGCCACGGCAGAAACCAATGTAAACCAGATCTGCAAGGTCCTTCAGAATCATCAGATCCAGCTGTTAAAGGACATTGCCCTTCTGGATAAAATGTATGACTTAAACACTACGTATTTTAAAGAGCTTACCATGTATATCCTGGCGGGGAAAAAGAAGCTTGCCAAGGTGCAGCAGGAAGAACTGCCGGCACTTTTGGAACGGGCGGCAAAAACCGGGCTTCCGGAAGATGCCCAGGCAGCCAATGATTTATCTTCCATGCTGAACCGTTTTGAGAAGAAGCTTCATGACCTGGAGCTTACCCGCATGATATCCATTCAGATGGCTCCTCAGATCCGTCTGGTCCAGAACAATGATACCTTAATGACGGAAAAGATACAGTCCACCCTGGTGAACACCATTCCTTTGTGGAAGAGCCAGATGGTGCTTGCCATCGGAATCAGTCATTCCGAGCAGGCGGCAAAGGCTCAGCGGGAAGTGACGGATATGACTAACGAGCTTTTGAAGAAGAATGCAGAAGTATTAAAGACTGCCACCATTCAGACTGCAAAGGAATCAGAACGGGGAATCGTTGACATGGAGACACTTAAGAAAACCAATGAATCCCTTATAACGACTTTGGATGAAGTGGTTCGGATCCAGGCGGAGGGCAGGACAAAACGCCGGGAAGCAGAAGTGGAATTAAGCCGGATGGAAGGCGAGCTGAAATCCAAGCTTTTACAGCTTAGTAAATAATAAAGGTAAAAAAGACTTACAAC
The nucleotide sequence above comes from Lacrimispora sp. BS-2. Encoded proteins:
- the glmM gene encoding phosphoglucosamine mutase, which codes for MGKYFGTDGFRGEANVTLTVEDAFKVGRFLGWYYGQKNPEEVCRIVIGKDTRRSSYMFEYSLVAGLTASGADAYLLHVTTTPSVSYVVRTEGFSCGIMISASHNPYYDNGIKVINEKGEKLEESVILEIEKYLDGEIGELPLAKRDKIGRTVDFAAGRNRYIGYLISIATRSFKNKKVALDCANGSASAIAKNVFDALGAETHVISNEPNGLNINTGCGSTHIEQLKKFVKEVGADVGFAYDGDADRCIAVDENGEVVDGDAILYICGKYMKEQGTLKNNKVVTTIMSNFGLYKAFEREGIEYEKTAVGDKYVYENMVANGNCLGGEQSGHIIFSKHATTGDGILTSLKVMEVILEKKESLGKLVSELEIYPQVLKNVRVHDKTAAQDDKAVKAEVEKVAESLGNSGRILLRQSGTEPVVRVMVEAADLDTCEKYVDQVIEVMKEKGHLLS
- a CDS encoding 5-bromo-4-chloroindolyl phosphate hydrolysis family protein, translating into MDNKEFSNLGDQIKDSVQNAIDSMDFNQLNRTISDTVNSALEEARSQFIKGAEFGKNISPGSFSSQRTVRTESYRKTEWSGSSVQRGSHEDGPGYRAFQTSRDVQKRTGDGQSEVVQLNQTGRVAGILYTVFGSIGIGIILILLFVVWIVALVVKPVIWTVAGATVFLLLLGGASGFMLRTGIAIRDRLKRARIYAKQSGKRMYCSIEELAVSIGRSRDFVLKDVQKMIKLRIFKQAYLDEQKTCLILSESTYRQYLECQKALKERELEDAREREKEDAPSEEIKQMMAAGQNYLRILREANDAIPGEVISQKISNLEHVIRRIFESVSRHPVRIGEMERFMEYYLPTTVKLVNAYRDFDSVGTQGANISSAKAEIERTLDTINQAFERLLDDLYQDAALDVSTDASVIQTMLKKDGWAESDFTGGMKNE
- a CDS encoding HD domain-containing protein — encoded protein: MVEKAVAFATKSHAGTFRKGTKIPYIVHPLETAVIVALMVTDEELICAALLHDVVEDTGVTEEELKEKFGLRVAELVMEETEDKTKCWKERKCATLEHLEKASKESKILVLADKLSNLRATARDYYLVGDDIWQRFNEKNKSEHAWYYKGVAKRLTGLEEFPAYQEYVKLCEKVFE
- a CDS encoding methylglyoxal synthase, encoding MLSNDFITFTLEKKKSIALIAHDNEKHALIEWCKEHKTALEKHTLCGTGTTARMITDQTGLPVKGYNSGPLGGDQQIGAKIVEGRIDLVIFFSDPLTAQPHDPDVKALLRIAEVYDIPIANTRATADFIITSPLMDETYEHQVINFHKNIADRAKKL
- the srtB gene encoding class B sortase, producing the protein MKNKKMAFGVLIMAVIFLAVGVGMLYSDFKTRDHAKQQYESLAELARETTAGEIKASVPEAETSSAYVSPIDFEKLKTINPDIVGWIRIEGTVIDYPIVQTDNNETYLDTDFEGKKNVAGAIYLDYESEPDFSGRHNIIYGHHMKNGSMFKDIIKYKDEAFFKEHQDIFIYTPEREYHLKPITALYTDSSPIRRKTVFETEESFQAYVEEMTKSGLFLQKPEEPVRQLWSFVTCSYEFNDARTILYACELPQGEN
- a CDS encoding BTAD domain-containing putative transcriptional regulator; the protein is MKNQEAIIHVNMLGGFSISMGDRTIVDQNNQAKKPWSLLEYLITFRGRDIPVEELIDLFWKDETSNNPAGALKTLMFRVRKLLEPLEYPTQELVFQNRKAYGWTRGLTTVCDTDLFEDLCVRLETPGLSEDDRLSLCLEAFALYKGNFLPKSEWESWVVPIHTYYHTLYQKLIQKTLFLLEKRKDYPTIIDVCQQAIAIDSYCEEAHYYLVYALYQSGNQLMAMEHYHHVTDMFYNEFAITPSIRFKDLYKLISDKKHGITMDLSTIQEILSEGGTNSGAFCCEPSVFRDIYQLETRAIQRTGDSIFLCLLTISNLKGELLKPAVQTRAMDELGDSIRKSLRRGDIFCRYSVSQYLLLLPTATYENGELVLKRIIQNFKREYSRKDLSITYSLQSIIPN
- a CDS encoding toxic anion resistance protein; protein product: MSKDIEEMLKEAPELTLSPLSAGGVEESRLVQTESVLKEVEEVPAADLTPEEERLVTDFAEKIDLRDSNLILQYGAGAQKKIADFSEAALDNVKSKDLGEVGQILSEVVVELKSIEVEEEEKGLFGFFKKSVNRVEGIKARYATAETNVNQICKVLQNHQIQLLKDIALLDKMYDLNTTYFKELTMYILAGKKKLAKVQQEELPALLERAAKTGLPEDAQAANDLSSMLNRFEKKLHDLELTRMISIQMAPQIRLVQNNDTLMTEKIQSTLVNTIPLWKSQMVLAIGISHSEQAAKAQREVTDMTNELLKKNAEVLKTATIQTAKESERGIVDMETLKKTNESLITTLDEVVRIQAEGRTKRREAEVELSRMEGELKSKLLQLSK